In a genomic window of Lathamus discolor isolate bLatDis1 chromosome 4, bLatDis1.hap1, whole genome shotgun sequence:
- the LOC136012962 gene encoding trypsin I-P1-like isoform X1 codes for MKYILFVAFVGVAVAFPVNNDDDDDKIVGGYACAANSVPFQVSLNSGYHFCGGSLINSQWVVTAAHCYKNSIQVQLGKHNLALQESSQQVIRASKIIRHSGFNSETLNNDIMLIKLATPAQLNKAVQTVSLPTSCVAAGTECLISGWGNTRSSGSAYPDTLQCLKAPVLSTSQCNSAYPGSITSNMICIGFLEGGKDSCQGDSGGPAVCNGQLQGIVSWGLGCAQKGYPGVYTKVCNYVSWIKATIAAN; via the exons ATGAAATACATACTGTTTGTCGCCTTTGTTGGCGTGGCAG TTGCCTTCCCCGTCAACAATGATGACGATGATGACAAGATTGTCGGAGGCTACGCCTGTGCAGCGAACTCTGTCCCATTTCAGGTGTCCCTGAACTCTGGGTATCACTTCTGTGGAGGCTCCCTTATCAACAGCCAGTGGGTAGTGACAGCGGCTCACTGCTACAAGAA ttcCATCCAAGTGCAGCTTGGGAAACATAATCTGGCACTCCAAGAATCGTCACAGCAGGTGATCAGAGCATCTAAAATCATCCGTCACTCTGGTTTCAACTCCGAAACACTGAACAATGACATTATGCTCATCAAACTTGCCACACCAGCCCAGCTCAACAAAGCCGTACAAACAGTTTCTCTGCCTACCAGCTGTGTGGCCGCAGGCACCGAATGCCTCATCTCTGGCTGGGGAAACACACGCAGCAGTGGAA GTGCGTATCCAGATACCTTGCAGTGCCTGAAGGCTCCTGTACTCTCCACAAGTCAATGCAACAGTGCCTACCCTGGGAGTATTACAAGTAACATGATATGTATAGGATTcctggagggaggaaaagactCCTGCCAG GGGGATTCCGGCGGTCCAGCAGTCTGCAACGGGCAGCTCCAGGGCATTGTTTCCTGGGGTCTTGGATGTGCACAGAAAGGCTACCCTGGGGTTTACACTAAGGTCTGCAATTACGTCTCCTGGATCAAAGCAACCATCGCTGCCAACTGA
- the LOC136012962 gene encoding trypsin I-P1-like isoform X2, whose translation MGNISVWSPRTRKITCMKTAVTTAVLHSIQVQLGKHNLALQESSQQVIRASKIIRHSGFNSETLNNDIMLIKLATPAQLNKAVQTVSLPTSCVAAGTECLISGWGNTRSSGSAYPDTLQCLKAPVLSTSQCNSAYPGSITSNMICIGFLEGGKDSCQGDSGGPAVCNGQLQGIVSWGLGCAQKGYPGVYTKVCNYVSWIKATIAAN comes from the exons ATGGGTAACATCTCGGTGTGGAGTCCTAGGACAAGAAAGATAACCTGCATGAAAACAGCTGTTACGACAGCTGTGTTGCA ttcCATCCAAGTGCAGCTTGGGAAACATAATCTGGCACTCCAAGAATCGTCACAGCAGGTGATCAGAGCATCTAAAATCATCCGTCACTCTGGTTTCAACTCCGAAACACTGAACAATGACATTATGCTCATCAAACTTGCCACACCAGCCCAGCTCAACAAAGCCGTACAAACAGTTTCTCTGCCTACCAGCTGTGTGGCCGCAGGCACCGAATGCCTCATCTCTGGCTGGGGAAACACACGCAGCAGTGGAA GTGCGTATCCAGATACCTTGCAGTGCCTGAAGGCTCCTGTACTCTCCACAAGTCAATGCAACAGTGCCTACCCTGGGAGTATTACAAGTAACATGATATGTATAGGATTcctggagggaggaaaagactCCTGCCAG GGGGATTCCGGCGGTCCAGCAGTCTGCAACGGGCAGCTCCAGGGCATTGTTTCCTGGGGTCTTGGATGTGCACAGAAAGGCTACCCTGGGGTTTACACTAAGGTCTGCAATTACGTCTCCTGGATCAAAGCAACCATCGCTGCCAACTGA
- the CD58 gene encoding lymphocyte function-associated antigen 3 isoform X3 has translation MRPAAPLLVRLLVFLDFLAGICCQDLFGIVGENFTFPANIEKNAEEIIWMKDKDKVVEWEGQNTKYFPSFRNRSFLNEENGCLTIFNLQKSDAGVYVLEYFVTQKESSPLTFTLTVLSPPSKPEASCNDSGDTFVLKCTADFPKPLHYTLKLNGVPAIVHHIPEVFIPKKDVGASTKAVCSIKFSQTEKSSEISLTQCFSGDNHHKRSRDGLIAASVICVAVAVTVAFLYKRGGERKVEG, from the exons cAGGCATCTGCTGCCAGGACCTGTTTGGCATTGTGGGAGAAAATTTCACTTTTCCAGCGAATATAGAAAAAAACGCAGAGGAAATAATTTGGATGAAAGACAAGGATAAAGTGGTTGAATGGGAAGGACAAAACACgaagtattttccttctttccgtAACAGAAGCTTCCTTAATGAGGAGAATGGCTGCTTGACTATATTTAATTTGCAGAAGAGTGATGCTGGCGTATACGTATTGGAGTACTTCGTTACTCAGAAAGAAAGTTCTCCCTTAACCTTCACACTTACTGTGCTAT ctCCCCCTTCAAAACCTGAAGCAAGTTGCAATGACAGTGGGGATACCTTTGTGTTGAAATGTACAGCAGATTTCCCAAAGCCTCTGCATTATACATTGAAGTTGAATGGCGTACCGGCAATCGTTCATCACATCCCAGAAGTTTTCATCCCTAAGAAGGATGTTGGTGCTTCCACAAAAGCTGTGTGCTCCATTAAATTCTCTCAAACGGAAAAGAGCTCTGAAATCTCTTTGACCCAGTGCTTTTCAG gaGACAACCATCACAAAAGAAGCAGAGATGGTCTTATTGCAGCTTCTGTTATTTGCGTGGCAGTTGCAGTAACAGTAGCATTTCTATACAAAAGAG GAGGGGAGCGGAAAGTGGAGGGttga
- the CD58 gene encoding lymphocyte function-associated antigen 3 isoform X1, which produces MRPAAPLLVRLLVFLDFLAGICCQDLFGIVGENFTFPANIEKNAEEIIWMKDKDKVVEWEGQNTKYFPSFRNRSFLNEENGCLTIFNLQKSDAGVYVLEYFVTQKESSPLTFTLTVLSPPSKPEASCNDSGDTFVLKCTADFPKPLHYTLKLNGVPAIVHHIPEVFIPKKDVGASTKAVCSIKFSQTEKSSEISLTQCFSGDNHHKRSRDGLIAASVICVAVAVTVAFLYKRVIALWTKQEWKRSCRIQH; this is translated from the exons cAGGCATCTGCTGCCAGGACCTGTTTGGCATTGTGGGAGAAAATTTCACTTTTCCAGCGAATATAGAAAAAAACGCAGAGGAAATAATTTGGATGAAAGACAAGGATAAAGTGGTTGAATGGGAAGGACAAAACACgaagtattttccttctttccgtAACAGAAGCTTCCTTAATGAGGAGAATGGCTGCTTGACTATATTTAATTTGCAGAAGAGTGATGCTGGCGTATACGTATTGGAGTACTTCGTTACTCAGAAAGAAAGTTCTCCCTTAACCTTCACACTTACTGTGCTAT ctCCCCCTTCAAAACCTGAAGCAAGTTGCAATGACAGTGGGGATACCTTTGTGTTGAAATGTACAGCAGATTTCCCAAAGCCTCTGCATTATACATTGAAGTTGAATGGCGTACCGGCAATCGTTCATCACATCCCAGAAGTTTTCATCCCTAAGAAGGATGTTGGTGCTTCCACAAAAGCTGTGTGCTCCATTAAATTCTCTCAAACGGAAAAGAGCTCTGAAATCTCTTTGACCCAGTGCTTTTCAG gaGACAACCATCACAAAAGAAGCAGAGATGGTCTTATTGCAGCTTCTGTTATTTGCGTGGCAGTTGCAGTAACAGTAGCATTTCTATACAAAAGAG TAATTGCTTTGTGGACCAAACAAGAATGGAAGAGAAGCTGTAGAATTCAACACTGA
- the CD58 gene encoding lymphocyte function-associated antigen 3 isoform X2 encodes MRPAAPLLVRLLVFLDFLAGICCQDLFGIVGENFTFPANIEKNAEEIIWMKDKDKVVEWEGQNTKYFPSFRNRSFLNEENGCLTIFNLQKSDAGVYVLEYFVTQKESSPLTFTLTVLSPPSKPEASCNDSGDTFVLKCTADFPKPLHYTLKLNGVPAIVHHIPEVFIPKKDVGASTKAVCSIKFSQTEKSSEISLTQCFSGDNHHKRSRDGLIAASVICVAVAVTVAFLYKRASNCFVDQTRMEEKL; translated from the exons cAGGCATCTGCTGCCAGGACCTGTTTGGCATTGTGGGAGAAAATTTCACTTTTCCAGCGAATATAGAAAAAAACGCAGAGGAAATAATTTGGATGAAAGACAAGGATAAAGTGGTTGAATGGGAAGGACAAAACACgaagtattttccttctttccgtAACAGAAGCTTCCTTAATGAGGAGAATGGCTGCTTGACTATATTTAATTTGCAGAAGAGTGATGCTGGCGTATACGTATTGGAGTACTTCGTTACTCAGAAAGAAAGTTCTCCCTTAACCTTCACACTTACTGTGCTAT ctCCCCCTTCAAAACCTGAAGCAAGTTGCAATGACAGTGGGGATACCTTTGTGTTGAAATGTACAGCAGATTTCCCAAAGCCTCTGCATTATACATTGAAGTTGAATGGCGTACCGGCAATCGTTCATCACATCCCAGAAGTTTTCATCCCTAAGAAGGATGTTGGTGCTTCCACAAAAGCTGTGTGCTCCATTAAATTCTCTCAAACGGAAAAGAGCTCTGAAATCTCTTTGACCCAGTGCTTTTCAG gaGACAACCATCACAAAAGAAGCAGAGATGGTCTTATTGCAGCTTCTGTTATTTGCGTGGCAGTTGCAGTAACAGTAGCATTTCTATACAAAAGAG CAAGTAATTGCTTTGTGGACCAAACAAGAATGGAAGAGAAGCTGTAG
- the CD58 gene encoding lymphocyte function-associated antigen 3 isoform X4, whose protein sequence is MRPAAPLLVRLLVFLDFLAGICCQDLFGIVGENFTFPANIEKNAEEIIWMKDKDKVVEWEGQNTKYFPSFRNRSFLNEENGCLTIFNLQKSDAGVYVLEYFVTQKESSPLTFTLTVLSPPSKPEASCNDSGDTFVLKCTADFPKPLHYTLKLNGVPAIVHHIPEVFIPKKDVGASTKAVCSIKFSQTEKSSEISLTQCFSGDNHHKRSRDGLIAASVICVAVAVTVAFLYKRVSLLVK, encoded by the exons cAGGCATCTGCTGCCAGGACCTGTTTGGCATTGTGGGAGAAAATTTCACTTTTCCAGCGAATATAGAAAAAAACGCAGAGGAAATAATTTGGATGAAAGACAAGGATAAAGTGGTTGAATGGGAAGGACAAAACACgaagtattttccttctttccgtAACAGAAGCTTCCTTAATGAGGAGAATGGCTGCTTGACTATATTTAATTTGCAGAAGAGTGATGCTGGCGTATACGTATTGGAGTACTTCGTTACTCAGAAAGAAAGTTCTCCCTTAACCTTCACACTTACTGTGCTAT ctCCCCCTTCAAAACCTGAAGCAAGTTGCAATGACAGTGGGGATACCTTTGTGTTGAAATGTACAGCAGATTTCCCAAAGCCTCTGCATTATACATTGAAGTTGAATGGCGTACCGGCAATCGTTCATCACATCCCAGAAGTTTTCATCCCTAAGAAGGATGTTGGTGCTTCCACAAAAGCTGTGTGCTCCATTAAATTCTCTCAAACGGAAAAGAGCTCTGAAATCTCTTTGACCCAGTGCTTTTCAG gaGACAACCATCACAAAAGAAGCAGAGATGGTCTTATTGCAGCTTCTGTTATTTGCGTGGCAGTTGCAGTAACAGTAGCATTTCTATACAAAAGAG TTTCCTTGCTTGTCAAATAA